The genomic region ATCATCAAGTACATAGGCTATCTACTCTCAACTTACCAGAAAGAAAATACAAATTTCAACCGAATTTCTGAGATATCCTTATATATGATAGAGATTGACTCAGAAAAGTAGAATGAAACTGGCAGCAAGAGTAGGTCAGGTAACACCCTCCATTACCCTGGCTATTACAGCTAAAGCTAAGGGTATGAGAACAGAGGGTATAGATGTTTGTAGCTTCAGCGCTGGAGAGCCGGATTTTGATACTCCAGCCCACGTTAGAGATGCAGCTATAAAAGCTTTAAAAGAAGGCAAAACCAAATACGGTCCGGCCGGTGGTGAGCTAAAGCTAAGAGAAGCTATTGCTAACAAGCTAAAAAGCGATAATGGTTTAGACTATAAACCAGAAAACGTCTTGGTTACTAATGGGGGTAAACATTCCCTATATAATCTCATGATGGCATTAATTGAACCAGGAGATGAGGTAATTATCCCTGCTCCCTATTGGTTGAGTTATCCAGAAATGGTTACTTTAGCAGGTGGTAGGTCAGTAATTGTACCAACCTATGCTGACAATGGCTATAAAATTAGTGCCCAACAGCTCAAACAAGCTATTACCTCAAAAACTAAGTTATTTGTCCTTAATTCCCCTTCTAACCCCACTGGGATGGTGTACACATTAGAAGAAATTCGGGATCTAGCTCAGGTGATTGTGGAGGCGGATATTTTCGTGGTTTCTGATGAAATTTACGAAAAGATTCTCTATGATGGCTCACAACATGTTAGTATTGGTTCCCTAAATGAGGAAATTTTTTCCAGGACCTTAATTAGTAATGGATTTGCTAAGGGTTATTCCATGACTGGTTGGCGTTTGGGTTATTTGGCAGGACCTTTAGAAATTATTAAAGCTGCTACTACTATTCAAGGACATAGCACTTCTAATGTCTGTACTTTTGCTCAATATGGTGCGATCGCTGCTCTGGAAGGTTCACAAGACTGTGTGGAGGAAATGCGTCAAGCCTTTGCCGAACGTCGTCAGGTTATGTATGATGGAATCAACTCCATTCCTGGGTTGACTTGTGCGCGACCTGATGGGGCTTTTTATTTATTTCCTGACATCAGTAAAACCGGTTTAAAGTCTCTGGAGTTTTGCGATGCTTTATTAGAATCCCATCAAGTTGCTGTTATTCCAGGGGTAGCTTTCGGAGCTGATAACAACATTCGTTTTTCCTATGCTACAGATATGACTACAATTAAGAAGGGAGTGGAACGACTAGACAAGTTTGTTCGTTCCCTGTCTTAAAAATATAGCCCTAGCCACCTGCAAGGGATGGACCCCGTCCTGAGCGCTGGCTAAAGCTATAAATCCATAGATTTGTAGAGAGAGCCAATAACTAATATGATTCACATAATGCAAATTATCCTGTATGGTAAACCTGGTTGTCATCTTTGTGAAGGGTTAATAGAAAAGTTAGAACAAATCACTGATAATAAAGACAGTAATAAAAGTGCTAATATTAGTTTTACCTTAGAGGTCCGTGATATTACCACCCGTGAAGATTGGTTTGCCGCCTATCAGTATGAAATTCCCGTGTTGTTTCTATGGGATTCCAGTAAAGGAACAGAGTATTTGCAATCTTTACCCCGTCCTTCTCCCCGTGCAAGTGTTCAGCAATTAGAGAACTTATTATTTACCACAGCTACTAAGTTGTTGATGTTACCAGATCAGGGATGAATAGTCCAATAAAACACAGGAGATGGAATTGCCAGTTGCCAATTTGTTAGGTACTGTGGTTAAAATCGTGCAAAATAGACACAAGATATCTGCCAGATCTTTTCGCGATGAGGTATAAGATAATGAATTTAAGAGAATTATTGGCTGTTATTGATGGCGTGGAATACCAGGGTGAAGATGTGGAAGTTCGCGGGATCAAAACCAATTCCCACGCTTGTGGTGAGGGGGATTTATTTATTGGCATACCTGGAAGCAGAGTTGATGGAGGTGAGTTCTGGCCCGGTGCTTTAGCTGCTGGTGCGGTTGCGGCTATTATCTCCCCACAAGCAGCATCCAAAACTCCCCCCACCTCAGATGCTCTCTTAATTACTGCTACCAACCTTAATAAAGTCTGTGCCCAGGTTTGTGCAGCTTTTTATGGCTATCCAGCGGAAAAACTGCAAATCGTTGGCGTAACTGGGACTAATGGCAAAACTACTACTACTCATTTAATTGAGTATTTTCTCAATCAAGCTAATTTGCCAGCGGCTTTACTCGGTACTCTTTATACTCGCTGGCCTGGTTTTTCTCAAGTTGCTAACCATACCACTCCCTTTGCAATTGACTTACAGCATAATTTAGCTCAAGCTGTTGACGCTGGTTGTCAGTTGGGGGTTATGGAGGTTAGTTCCCACTCCTTAGCCCAAGATAGGGTTTTTGGCTGTCACTTTGAGGTTTCTGTATTTACTAATCTCACTCAAGATCATCTTGATTATCACCAGGATATGGAAGATTATTTTCGAGCGAAGGCTTTGTTATTTACTCCTGACTATCTCCAAGGAAGAGCTGTTATTAATATTGATGATCAATATGGACAACGTTTAACTATTGGTTTGGATAAACAGCAGCTTTGGACATACAGCATTAATAATACTAGTGCTGATTTCTGGGTGAGTGATCTGAATTATCAACCTCATGGTGTCAGTGGTATTTTACATACTCCTGAGGGTAATTCCCCTTTTAGCTCTCCCCTGGTGGGACAGTATAACTTAGAAAATCTTTTGGCAGCTGTAGCTGCAGTCCTACATCTGGGGTTGGATTTGGAAACTGTGGTAGATTGTATACCTAATTTTTCAGGCGTCCCTGGCAGAATGGAACGAATTCAAATCAATCCTCACCAGGATATTAGCGTTATTGTGGATTATGCTCATACCCCTGATAGTCTGGAAAATTTACTTAAAGCTGCTCGTCCATTTATACCAGGAAGAATGATTTGCGTCTTTGGGTGTGGAGGAGATAGGGATAAAACAAAACGTCCAAAAATGGGTAGAATTGCGGCGGATTTGGCAGATGTGGTCGTGATAACCTCGGATAATCCACGCACTGAAAACCCAGATGCAATATTAGAAGATATCTTGACTGGTATACCAGAGGATGTGTCAAGACTGGTAATTGGCGATCGCGCTAGAGCTATTCATACTGCTATACTGGAAGCTCAACCAGGTGATGGTGTATTATTAGCAGGTAAAGGTCACGAAGATTATCAAATTCTCGGCACCGAAAAAATCCATTTTGATGATAGAGAACAAGCTCGTGATGCCTTACATTTAAGAGCAGCTCAGAATAGCTAAATTTGCAATGATGTTACTTTAGGGGTAAATATGCCAAGAACACAGAAAAACGATAATTTTGTTGACAAGTCTTTTACCGTTATGGCAGATTTAATCCTGAAACTTCTGCCAACTAATAAAAAGGCTAAAGAGGCCTTTGTCTACTATCGAGATGGTATGTCAGCACAGGCTGAAGGGGAATACGCCGAAGCCCTAGAATATTACGAAGAGGCTCTATCTTTGGAAGAGGATACTAATGATAGAAGTTTTATCTTGTACAACATGGGACTGATACATGCCAGCAATGGGGATCATGATCGGGCGCTGGATTTCTATCATAAAGCCATTGATTTGAATCCTCGGTTACCTCAAGCCTTAAATAACATCGCTGTGATTTATCACTATAAGGGCGAAAAAGCAAAGGAAGAAGGTGACAACGATGGGGGAGAAGCACTATTTGACCAGGCCGCAGACTATTGGATTAGGGCAATTCGTCTAGCTCCTAATAACTACATTGAAGCTCAAAACTGGTTAAAAACTACCGGGCGATCGCAAATTGATGTATTCTTTTAACCAATAACCAAATTTTAAATAACCAATTATTTATTGCTAAAACATGATTGATCGCGAACAGGTCCGCAAAGTAGCCAACCTAGCTCGGCTAGAATTAACAGCAGAGGAGGAGGAACAATTTACCTTCCAGCTAGGAAGCATTTTGGAGTATGTGGAACAACTGGGGGAACTTGATGTGAGCAACGTCCTTCCTACCACCAGAGCCATTGACTTGAGCAATGTAACCAGGGAAGACAAACTAAAACCCTACCCGGAAAGGGAGGCTATACTTAGGGGTGCTCCCCAACAGGAGGGTGACTTTTTCAAAGTTCCCAAAATCCTCAATGCGGAGTAAAGACCAGGACACCTAAAAAAATTGCCGAAGGACAACACCTGAACTGGGACAGGAAGTACCAACGGCGGTTTTATTGTTCTTAAAAAGACTAGAACCAGTCTACTGATAAGAGGACTGCTCGGCTTCTAATTGGCGAATTAGACTCTCGTCACCTTTTATTCTTGCCGCTTCCAGTCGGTGCTCAAGATTTTTGAGTATATTTTGTCTGTGTACTTGTTCAGCCTTTTTAGCTGCTTGTGATCTAGAACTAATCATTTCTGTAACCTCTTGTCTTCAATTCAGATGGTAGACCTTAACCACTCAAACCCAATGTTCCGTAACCTAAGTTACAGAAAAATAATATAATATCTGAAACTGAGGGTCAAGATATATTAGGTAAAGAAATGTTGCAGACCATTCTTGGGTTGGGATCCCCACCCCAGGAATAAAATTTAGTTCAGGCGCTGGGCGGTTAAACTGGCATTGCTTAATAGAAATAGTTGTCGTAAAATTAAGTAGTCCTTTCCGTTAGAGACGGCTTTTTAGTACAATATTGTGTGCAAATAGTCCAGGTTAAATATCTCTAGAATGGGGATTAAACACGGTGCAGGGGAAGCAAGCTGTGCAAATCGCGCTCGATTATTACCGAATTTTAGGACTCCCATTGGCTGCAACCGAGGAGCAACTGCGTCAGGCCTATAATGATCGCATTCTGCAACTGCCACAACGGGAATATTCTACCTTGGCAATAGCTGCTCGCAAGCGAATCCTGGAACAAGCCTATATGGTTCTCTCAGATCCGAAAGAGCGTAGCAAATACGATCAAGCATATCTAGCATACGCATACGATCAGACAAAAATAGAGATCGGACCGGAATTGGAGGGGAATGGGGAAACAGCTAACCAAAATCATAATCCTCAACCTCTAACTATAGACGTTGCTAAAGAAAACTTAGTTGGTGCATTAGTACTCCTTCAAGAGTTGGGTGAATATGAGTTGGTACTAAGATTAGGTCAGCCATACTTGACGAATAGGTCCCCAGGTAAGTCTGATCGTGAATCTAAAAGGCGTACGTTAACCAATGCTGATGAGTTGCCAGACGTTATTCTAACAGTTGCTTTGTCTTGTCTGGAATTAGGACGGGAACAATGGCAACAAGGTAATTATGAGAACGCCGCCATCTCCCTGGAAACAGGGGAAGAACTGCTGCTGCGGGAGAGAATGTTTACTAGTGTACAGTCGGAAATTACAGCGGATGTATGTAGACTCAGACCTTATAGAATTTTAGATCTATTAGCTCTACCGATGGAGCGGACCAAGGATCGTCATCAGGGTTGGGAATTACTACAAAACATTCTCGACCAAAGAGGTGGCATTGATGGTGTGGGGAATGATCAGACAGGTTTGAATGTGGACGATTTTCTCCGGTTTATTCAACAGCTACGACACCACTTAACAGTATCGGAACAACATAAACTTTTTGAATCTGAAAGTAAAAGACCTTCTACCGTAGCAACCTACCTATTTGTTTACACACTAATTGCTAAAGGATTTTGCCAAAGGCAACCAGCTTTGATTCGTCAAGCTAAACAAATTTTGCTTCGTTTGGCCAAACGTCAAGATGTACATCTAGAACAAGCTCTGTGTGCTTTACTACTGGGACAAACGGAAGAAGCAACCCGTGTTTTAGAACTAAGTCAGGAATATGAACAATTGACTATAATCAGACAGCAGTCTCAAGATTCACCAGATTTGTTACCAGGACTGTGTTTGTACTGCGAGCAATGGTTAGAGCAAGAGGTATTTCCCCATTTTCGAGACTTAACTAAACAGCAAGCTTCCTTAAAAGATTATTTTGCTGATAAACAGGTACAAGCATACTTGGAGCAATTACCAGCCGATCCATATACAACTGAGGAACTAAGGACAGTCAACAGTCAGGTTGGTTCAGGGATTGGCATTCCCCATACTAGCTTTAGAGAAGATGAACACCTACCCGTTGTGAGTCCCGTAGCAACCAGCTCCCAAAACCTAGAGGAATGGAAGGAATCTAAGGTGGAGGTAGCTTCTCAAATTTCCACTCCTCATCAACACCAGAGAGCAAGACAGTGGAAGATCTCGGGATATGGTCACGAATCTCATAGTTCCTTCACAGAGGAGGGAACAAAGCAATCCAGTAAGTATAAACATCGTAGACGAGGTTCAACTAGTCTTCAAGAAGAACAGATAGAAGAGAAACATTCACATACTCATTTACATAATAAGTATAGACAAAGTTTTACTCGTAAATTTCCTGCTCTAACTCGATTAAATACATTTTTCCTGATAGGAGGTATATTAGGGATGTGGATTTTAATACCTACGATTTGGGGGAGGTTAAACAGTACAATGGTAGACGAGCCAAATTTACAGGGAGGAAAACTTGTCGTACAGTTGAATCAACCAACCGTTGTTATACCTACACTCCCTCGTCAACCAGGATCACCATCCGGTCAACTCACAAAGGCGATCGCTCAAACACTAATTGAAACCTGGTTGTCGACGAAAGCAGCAGCAATGGGTCCCAATCATGAGATAAAACGATTAGACAAGATTTTAATAGATCCAGCCTTATCCCAATGGCAATCTATAGTTAGACAGGATATGGCTATAAAGCGCTATCGTAAGTATGAACATGAAGTGAAAATAGAACTTGTTCGTCATGAGGGGAATACCTCGAACAATGCGTTAGTGGAAGCTACAGTTAAAGAAATTACCCATTTTTACCGAGGGGGAAATCTCCAGACATCTGGTCGAGAAGCATTGCGAGTTAGATATGATTTAAACCGCCAGCAAAACTCTTGGCGCATCCGCAATATGACCATAGTGGAATCCTAAACATAAAATTGTGAGCGATCCGTTAAAATAGTTAGATAGCAGTGAACCAAAATCAACCGGGTTTTAGATTTTTCCACACCAATAGACTTGATTAAAATATGAACGCTACACAACAAAAACTGAAACTGAAACTACAGCAAGCATTAGTGGCTAGATTTGGCGAAGAGTATATACAGGTAGATCCCATTTTAGTAGCAGCAAGTAATCCTAAATTTGGTGATTTTCAGGCCAATGTGGCATTATCCCTGAGTAAAAAATTGGGAATGCAGCCCAGGGCTATTGCTACAGCTATAGTAGAGGAATTAGACGTATCAGATCTATGTGAAGTACCAGAAATTGCCGGACCTGGATTCATTAATCTAAAATTACAAACATCCTATTTAGAATCACAACTGAATGCCATTAAAACAGATCCCCGTTTAGGAGTTCCTAGGGCCGATCAACCTGAAAAGCAGATAGTTGATTTTTCCAGTCCAAACATAGCTAAAGAAATGCACGTTGGACATTTGCGTTCCACAATTATTGGTGATTGTATTGCCAGAATTTTAGAGTTTCGTGGTCATCAGGTATTAAGACTAAATCATGTAGGTGATTGGGGGACACAATTTGGCATGTTGATTGCCTATTTACGTGAGGTATACCCGCAAGCGCTCACCACTGCCAATGTTCTAAATATAGGAGATTTGGTCAGTTTTTATCGTCAAGCCAAGCAGAGATTTGATGCAGATACAACTTTTCAAGAAACAGCACGTCAAGAGGTGGTTAGGCTACAAACGGGAGCAGAAGATACAACTCATGCCTGGAATTTATTGTGTGCACAATCACGTAAAGAATTTCAGACAATTTACGACCTGTTAAATATTAAAATAATTGAAAGAGGAGAATCATTTTATAATCCCTTTCTATCAAAAATAGTGGAAGATTTAGAAAAAGCAGGACTAGTCGAAGAAAATCAAGGAGCAAAATGTGTTTTCTTAGAGGGATTTACTAATAGAGAGGGAGAAGCACTACCATTAATCGTGCAGAAATCAGATGGTGGTTATAACTACGCAACAACAGATTTAGCAGCATTACTTTACCGTATTCGGGAAGACCAGGCTAAACGGATAATTTACGTTACCGATGCAGGACAAGCAAATCACTTTGCCCAATTTTTTCAAGTTGCTCAAAAAGCTGGATGGATACCCGATGATGTGGAATTGGTTCACATTCCCTTTGGGTTAGTCTTGGGTGAAGATGGCAAAAAATTCAAAACTCGTTCTGGAGACACGGTAAGATTAAAGGACCTATTGGATGAAGCAGTTTTACGCGCTCGCGCAGATTTAGAAGCTAGATTACAACAAGAAGGTAGACAAGAAACCCCGGAATTTATACAGAATGTGGCTCAAACAGTTGGCATAAGCGCAGTCAAATATGCGGATTTGAGTCAAAATCGTACTAGTAGCTATGTTTTTAGTTATGATAAGATGCTTTCTCTAAAAGGCAATACAGCACCATATATGCTATATGCTTATGTCCGAACTCAGGGTATTAGTCGGGAAGGTAAAATTGATTTTGAAAACTTGGCTCCCGATGCCAAAATTATTCTTCAAGAAGAGACGGAACTAAATCTAGCCAAGCATTTGTTACAATTAGATGAGATCCTTTATCAGGTAGAACAGGATCTATTACCCAATCGTCTATGTGAGTATTTGTATAGTCTCAGCGAGAAATTTAATAAATTCTATGACAGGTGTCCAGTACTTAAAACAGAAGACCCCATTCGAACTTCTAGATTGATGTTATGTTATGTAACAGCAAGAACACTGCGATTAGGACTGGATTTATTAGGTATTAAGGTGGTTGAAAGAATCTAGACAATTTACACACAGAGGAAAAATGAAACTATTAGTTATCAAAACGCTCATTACATCTATAGGGTTGCTAGGGTTATTTAACCCCAATCAAGCATCAGCACAACTGATTCCCGAACCTTGGGTAGCGGTAGGGTCTAAGGATAGCGCCATCACCTACGCAGGGGGGGTCAAGGTTTTTGGTTTTGGTTTAGAAGTGGGAACTGGTAAAGATGGTGTGACGGGTACGGATGTTCTTAAATTCATTAATCTACCATTTATATCGCCATATATTGGAGTGGGGTATTATTCAACTAAGCAAGAAGTATCACTTTCTGGTGGCATACACGTAGAAACAAGTAAACACATTTTTATTGGAGCTGGATATAATTCTGTTCGGGGATTTAACGGACAAATAGGGATCAAACTTTAACTCAACTTGATCCAATGGCGGTTTTCTTGAGTTCACTTGTTGAGCAGAACCTATATCTGTTATACTACCTCGAGTAGTTTGACCTCGTTATAACTCTCATGCAGGATCAAGTTCAGAACCGACTCAAGGATCAAGTTATAGTCATCGTTGGTGCTACTGGTGGCATTGGTTCAGCTTTAACCCGTAAATTAGCACCCACGGGAGCAAGGTTGGTGCTATCTAGTAGGGATGGGATAAGGTTACAAAACCTGGTGAGCGATTTATCATCGGAATCGCTGGTAGTGCCAACAGATATTACTCAACCAGAACAGGTAGAAGCACTAATACAAACAACCATAGCCAATTTTGGTAAAGTTGATGTTTTGGTCAATGCAGCAGGAATGGGAATTCTTAAAGCATATAATAACATAAACCCGGAAGAATTAAATCGAATTCTAGATTTGAACCTAAAGGGTTGTTTTTATACTTGTCAAGCAGCTGCTAAAGAAATGCAAAAACGTAAATCTGGTCATATTTGTAATGTAGTGGGTATATTAGGTAAACATTCAATGCCTATGGCAGCAGCTTACTCTGCTTCTAAATTTGGTGTAGTAGGATTTAGCAAGTCCATGGCAGAAGAATTAAAACGGTTTGGCGTCAAGTTTACATTGTTTTATTTTGGTGGAATAGATTCCCCTTTCTGGGATCATGTCAGCATGAAGGTAGATAGAACAAAAATGTTAAGTTGTGAAACCGCAGCCAATGCAATTTTTTATGCTTTATCATTAGAACCTCAAGCAGTACCAATGGAAATTAATATTCAACCCGATAGTCATTTATTTTTTTAGGGGGATTTTTTACAAAATTAGGTGATCTTAAATAGTTACGTACTGAGCAAAAGTATTTAATCAATAAAAACTAATATGCTGCAAATTGATCATGTTCACTTTTATGTAGAAAATGCCCACAGGTGGCGAGATTGGTTTGTCAACAATTTAGGTTTTGAAAGAGTTCCCCATCAGGGGATTTCTTCCAGTTTGATAAATCACAAAAAATTGGCTGATACTGATACCCAAGTGGTGAGAAGTGGTAATGTTTGTTTTTTAATTTCTTCACCATTATTGGAGACTAGTCCTGTGGCAAATTTTTTATTTCATCATCCCCCTGGTGTAGCAGACGTAGCTTTTCGCGTAGAGAATATAGAAACAGTTACAGCAAGAGTCATCAGTTATGGTGGCATAGTTTTACAACCTATTCAAAAAACCCAATCTGGTAAATATTGCCAAATAAAAGGTTGGGGAAATCTGAGTCATTCATTAATTGAGTTACCCGGGGGAGCAATTATTGAAGAAGATAATTTTTTGGATATGGATCATGTGGTGCTAAATGTTGAATCTGGAGATTTAATAAAAGCAGCTCAATGGTATGAAAATATTTTGGAATTTAAGCCTCAACAAAGTTTTAATATTCACACGGGAATCTCAGGACTAAACAGTCAGGTTATGATCTCTGGTAACGGTAAAGTTAAATTGCCTATTAATCAACCAACATCTAATAATTCTCAAATCCAGGAGTTTTTACATTTCAATCGTGGTTCCGGTGTGCAACATATCGCCCTAGGTACTAAAAATATTGTCCAGGCGATCGCCCGCTTTCGTGCTGCTGGTGTGACCTTTCTTTCCATACCTCAAAGTTATTACTCACAACTAGATCAGCGGTTCCAATCTGTTTTGTCTCCCTCAGAATTTCAGGCGATCGCCCAGCAAGAAATTTTGGTTGATTCTCAGGGATCTACAAATGGCTTATTGTTGCAGATCTTTACCCAGCCAATTTTTAAGGAACCGACGTTTTTTCTGGAATTTATTGAACGTCGTTCCCATCCTTCTGGTTTTGGTGAAGGTAATTTTCGCGCCCTATTCACAGCTATGGAAAGCGAGCAGATTAAACGTGGTTTCGTGAGCAGTTAAAGGTTTTTAAAAACCTTTGGTTGTTGTTCCAATTTCTGGGATAATGATGAAAAAATTAATTTGAATAGCCAATGCTGAGACTAATTACTGATTTTGACGGACCCATTATGGATGTGTCTGAACGATACTATCAAGTCTATTTGTTGTGTTTACAAAAAACCAAGTACCCATCCCAGGTCATCCATAAACTAACAAAAGAAGAATTTTGGCAATTCAAGCGATCGCATACTGCTGAAAAACAAATAGCCTTTAAATCAGGACTGGATGCGGAACAAGCACAGGAGTTCGCTAAAATTCGCAAAGAAACCGTACATACAGAGCCTTATTTTGACTATGATGTAATGGTTCCTGGAGCTTTAGAAGCTTTAGTTAAGGTAAAGGAAGCAGGAATTGACTTAGTAGTGATGACCATGCGACGGGTAAGGGAATTAAACTATGCTTTTGACAAGTTTAATTTAGACAAATTTTTTCCAAAAGATCGCCGTTATTGTCTGAGTAATGACTATATAAAAACCCGTGATATTGAAGATAAGCCATTGTTAATGGCTAAAGCGATCAAAGAACTTCCTCCTGCTACTGAAATATGGATGGTGGGGGATACAGAAGCAGACATTACAGCAGCTAAGAAACATGGTGTCAAGATGATTGGGGTAGAGAGTGGAATTCGAGATCGGACTCAATTAGAACTCTATGAACCAGATTTCATCTTGGAAGATTTAAAAGCTGCTGTTAATTTCATTAATCGGTTTTGACCTCTTCCGGGGTGAATATCTAATGAGGAGATGGAGTGCCATATCTAAAATTGACCCGCCAAACTATTGCTCCCAAGTTAGTCAGTAGACAAGTAGTTCCTAAACTCAGTAAAATATAGGTCGGGGGCATAATTACACCAATACTAAACCAAGTATACACATGCCACACCATGAAAAAACTAAACACAGATGCAATTCCAGCGGATTGAAATACTTGCCATCTTGGTCTATTAACAAATGTCAGGAAAAGTGTCATTACAGTTGCTAGTATGTTAGCAGGAACTAGAAAAGCACAAATCCCCACACAATTTGACCGAGAAAATTCAGATAAGCTGTGGAATTCTAACATTGGTAACTCTAGGGTTTAGTTTGTATAATGTGGACTCTGCTGCAGACCAGCTTAACATAAAAGTAAGTAATCACATTGAGTATTTTACAAAACTTAATCAAAACTCAATTACTTAACTTCCGTAATTTTTAAAGTATAGGGAAAATATTTTCCTTGTTGATAGGATCCAACCCAAATTTTATAAGTACCTTGTAACCATTCACCACTAATCCCCGGATTCTTGCCATCCAAATCATCATTACACCAGGTTCCACCCACTCCACTAATCATAATGGTTGTATCTTCTGGACTCTCCACTTGTAGCTTTAAGTAATCAAACTTACTAGTTAATTTCAGAATATGGTCTGGTGTTTCATCCACAAATCCACTACAAGGACCAGTGGGAGTATTATCCATACGATTAACTTCACCTGCTGGAACTAAACCACCACTCATTCCTCTTACCAGCAATGGATCCGGGGAGAATTGATGGCTAATCTGTACATCTCCAAACATAGTTGGCATTTGTTGACCATTGGCAAAATCATCATTTACGAATGTCACTCCTAGACCAACTGTGACTATTAATATTCTAATTGATCTAATTGGCATATTCAGACTTTTTT from Cylindrospermopsis curvispora GIHE-G1 harbors:
- a CDS encoding HAD family hydrolase, whose protein sequence is MLRLITDFDGPIMDVSERYYQVYLLCLQKTKYPSQVIHKLTKEEFWQFKRSHTAEKQIAFKSGLDAEQAQEFAKIRKETVHTEPYFDYDVMVPGALEALVKVKEAGIDLVVMTMRRVRELNYAFDKFNLDKFFPKDRRYCLSNDYIKTRDIEDKPLLMAKAIKELPPATEIWMVGDTEADITAAKKHGVKMIGVESGIRDRTQLELYEPDFILEDLKAAVNFINRF
- the hppD gene encoding 4-hydroxyphenylpyruvate dioxygenase gives rise to the protein MLQIDHVHFYVENAHRWRDWFVNNLGFERVPHQGISSSLINHKKLADTDTQVVRSGNVCFLISSPLLETSPVANFLFHHPPGVADVAFRVENIETVTARVISYGGIVLQPIQKTQSGKYCQIKGWGNLSHSLIELPGGAIIEEDNFLDMDHVVLNVESGDLIKAAQWYENILEFKPQQSFNIHTGISGLNSQVMISGNGKVKLPINQPTSNNSQIQEFLHFNRGSGVQHIALGTKNIVQAIARFRAAGVTFLSIPQSYYSQLDQRFQSVLSPSEFQAIAQQEILVDSQGSTNGLLLQIFTQPIFKEPTFFLEFIERRSHPSGFGEGNFRALFTAMESEQIKRGFVSS
- a CDS encoding SDR family oxidoreductase: MQDQVQNRLKDQVIVIVGATGGIGSALTRKLAPTGARLVLSSRDGIRLQNLVSDLSSESLVVPTDITQPEQVEALIQTTIANFGKVDVLVNAAGMGILKAYNNINPEELNRILDLNLKGCFYTCQAAAKEMQKRKSGHICNVVGILGKHSMPMAAAYSASKFGVVGFSKSMAEELKRFGVKFTLFYFGGIDSPFWDHVSMKVDRTKMLSCETAANAIFYALSLEPQAVPMEINIQPDSHLFF
- the argS gene encoding arginine--tRNA ligase: MNATQQKLKLKLQQALVARFGEEYIQVDPILVAASNPKFGDFQANVALSLSKKLGMQPRAIATAIVEELDVSDLCEVPEIAGPGFINLKLQTSYLESQLNAIKTDPRLGVPRADQPEKQIVDFSSPNIAKEMHVGHLRSTIIGDCIARILEFRGHQVLRLNHVGDWGTQFGMLIAYLREVYPQALTTANVLNIGDLVSFYRQAKQRFDADTTFQETARQEVVRLQTGAEDTTHAWNLLCAQSRKEFQTIYDLLNIKIIERGESFYNPFLSKIVEDLEKAGLVEENQGAKCVFLEGFTNREGEALPLIVQKSDGGYNYATTDLAALLYRIREDQAKRIIYVTDAGQANHFAQFFQVAQKAGWIPDDVELVHIPFGLVLGEDGKKFKTRSGDTVRLKDLLDEAVLRARADLEARLQQEGRQETPEFIQNVAQTVGISAVKYADLSQNRTSSYVFSYDKMLSLKGNTAPYMLYAYVRTQGISREGKIDFENLAPDAKIILQEETELNLAKHLLQLDEILYQVEQDLLPNRLCEYLYSLSEKFNKFYDRCPVLKTEDPIRTSRLMLCYVTARTLRLGLDLLGIKVVERI